One genomic window of Cygnus olor isolate bCygOlo1 chromosome 3, bCygOlo1.pri.v2, whole genome shotgun sequence includes the following:
- the UBE2J1 gene encoding ubiquitin-conjugating enzyme E2 J1 isoform X2 encodes MEGRYNLKNPAVKRLMKEAAELKDPTDHYHAQPLEDNLFEWHFTVRGPPDSDFDGGIYHGRIVLPPEYPMKPPSIILLTANGRFEVGKKICLSISGHHPETWQPSWSIRTALLAIIGFMPTKGEGAIGSLDYTPEERRALAKKSQDFCCEMCGTSMKTALLPLTSGSGSSQADKEAKELARQISFKAEVNSSRKSDAEPSNSSGLNHSATSPEPQQDGAAQAFQDPASAMVRSVFELYQCNLKLRAAAQHPVKSVLHRCPLIHL; translated from the exons ATGGAGGGCCGCTACAACCTCAAGAACCCCG ctgTCAAACGTTTGatgaaggaggctgcagaacTGAAGGATCCTACAGATCATTATCATGCACAGCCTTTGGAG GATAATCTTTTTGAATGGCACTTTACTGTTAGAGGCCCTCCAGATTCAGATTTTGACGGAGGAATTTATCACGGGCGAATAGTATTACCACCTGAATATCCCATGAAACCACCAAGCATTATTTTGCTGACG GCCAATGGCAGGTTTGAAGTGGGGAAGAAAATTTGTTTAAGCATCTCAGGGCATCATCCTGAAACATGGCAGCCTTCATGGAGTA TTAGAACAGCTTTACTAGCCATTATTGGATTTATGCCAACCAAAGGTGAAGGTGCAATAGGATCTCTAGATTATAcaccagaagaaagaagagctcTTGCGAAGAA GTCACAAGACTTCTGTTGTGAAATGTGTGGCACATCTATGAAGACAGCCCTCTTACCACTAACATCAGGAAGTGGGTCAAGCCAGGCGGACAAGGAGGCTAAAGAACTTGCCAGACAAATTAGCTTCAAG GCAGAAGTCAATTCATCAAGGAAGTCAGATGCTGAACCTTCAAACTCATCAGGATTGAACCACTCTGCCACTTCACCTGAGCCCCAGCAGGATGGTGCAGCTCAAGCATTCCAGGATCCAGCCAGTGCAATGGTACGGTCCGTGTTTGAGCTTTATCAATGCAA